The window CGATCAAGGAAGCCGTCGAGAAGCGCAGGCGCACGGAGATGCAGTCCTGGCTGGATTTCGACGACAAGAAGCTGGAAGGGCGTTTGAATCAGATCCCCTCCAGGGAGAACATCCCGGTACCGATCCAGGAGCAGCTCATTGTCGAGCTCTATTCGAAGTAACAGGAGCGAGATCTGGGATCGGCGGGTAGACGGGAGGAATCTCTAGGATGAAGTGGAAGGCCCTTCAGATGCCTGAGCGGGTGACGGCCGATGAGTCGCTCGCGACCGAGAGGTACGGAAGGTTCGTGGTCGAGCCCCTCGAGAGGGGATTCGGCGTCACCCTGGGAAACGCGCTCCGGCGCGTTCTTCTCTCCTCGTTGCAGGGCGTCGCGGTCACTGCGGTGAGGATCCTGGACGATCGCGTCCGGCACGAGTTCACCTCGATTCCGGGCGTGCTCGAGGACGTGACCGACATCGTCCTCAACCTGAAGCAGGTTCGCTTCAAGCACCTCGGCGACGGCCCGCGGCGCGGGATGTTCAAGGCCAAAGGGAAGACCGAGGTGAAGGCGGGCGGCCTGGAGATCTCGACCGACATCAAGGTCCTGAACCCGGATCTGCACATCGCCACGGTCAACAAGGATGGCGCACTCGAGATGGAGATCGAGGTCTCGGCCGGCCGAGGCTACCTCTCGGAGGAGCAGCACAATACCATCATGGACCGCTTCGGCTGGGTGCCGGTCGACTCCGTCTTCTCGCCGGTGACGAAGGTGAGCTACACGGTCGAGAACACGCGGATCGGCCAGCGGATCGACTTCGACAAGCTGGTCCTCGACATCTGGACCGACGGATCGATCTCGCCGAACGACGGCCTCTCGATGGGGGCCAAGGTCCTCCGCGACCACTTCAACCTCTTCATCCGCTTCGAAGAGAAGTTCGAGGAGGAGGTCGAGGAGGTCGTCGACGAGGAGTACAACAGGGTCAAGGAGCTGCTCGAGCGCACCGTGGACGAGCTGGAGCTCTCAGTCCGCGCGGGCAACTGCCTGCGCGCCGCCCAGATCCGCACCATCGGCGATCTGGTCCAGAAGACCGAGCCCGAGATGCTGCAGTACCGGAACTTCGGAAAGAAGTCGCTCAAGGAGATCCAGGATCTGATCTCCGCCATGGGGCTCCACTTCGGGATGGATGTCTCCCGGTATCTGGGCACGCCGAGGCCAAGGGCCGCCGAGCTTGAAGAGGAAGAGGAGACGGACTTGGAGCACCTCGAGTATGAGGAAGAGGAGGCGGATAGGTAGCCCGAGAGGGACCTCCGTGGACATGAACCGATGAGACACCACCGAGATCACAGGCAGCTGAGCCGCACCGCGGAGCACCGCCGGGCGCTTCTGCGCAGCCTCGTCACCGCGCTGTTCCAGTACGAGAGGATCGAGACGACCGTCGCGAAGGCTAAGGAGACCCGCCGTGTCGCGGAGCGGATGATCACCTACGCGAAGAAGAACAACATCCACTCGAGAAGACTGGTCGCGCGGGTCGTCCAGGACGACGACGTGGCGAAGAAGCTCTTCGACACGATTACCCCGTGGTACGCGACGCGCCAGGGCGGATACACGCGCATTCTCAAGACGCGCAGGCGTCTCGGCGACGCCGGCGAGCTCGCCATCATCGAGCTGGTGAAGTCCGACGAGCAGAAGGATGCCGACCGCAAGGTCCGGGCCGCCCGCGCTGAGGCGAGCGCCAAGGCGAAGGAAGCGAAGGCCAAGGCAAAGGGCGAAGCGGAGAAGGTCGAAGAGAAGACCGACGAGAAGGCCAAGGAGAAGGCCGAAGCGAAGGCCAAGAAGAAGGCCGAGGCCAAGACGGCCGAGGCCAAGAAGGTCGAGAAGGCGGAGGCGAAAGCTCCGAAGGCCGAGGTAAGGGAGACCAAGGCCGAAAAGAAGCCGAAGACGGTCGAGAAGCCGGCCGCCAAGAAGGAAGCGGCCAAGCCCAAGAAGGAGGAGCCCAAGAAGAAGGGCGGAGGACTTCTGGGCAGGATCCGGCGCAAGAAGGAAGACTCCTAGACGGACGAGATCCACTTGAGAAGAACGGAGCGGCCGCGCTCGCGCGGACGCGGGATTGCCCAAACCCGGCTGGTCATGATTTCGAGCCTTGCCTTGAATTGGCGAGGCCGACCGGCTGGGTTTCGGGCATCTATACGCCTCTTTCTTTCGGTCTGCCTGCTGGCGACGCTCCCCTGGGCGGCTCCTTCGACGGATTGCCGGGCGTTCGCGGCGGAGGGCGCGCCCGCGCCGGCCGCCGGTTCTGCGCGCCTCTACCTCTGGGTGATCCGCGACGCGCTGGAGGACACGACTCGTCTCGCGATCCTCGCCGACTCGGCGCGGAGCGCCGGCTGCACCGATCTCTTGATCCAGGTTCGCGGGAGGGGGGAGGCCTACTATCGCTCCTCGAGCGAGCCCGCGCCCGCCGCGCTCGAGAACGCGCCGCCAGCCGGCATCAAGGCGGGCGGACGCCCTTCCGAGATCTCCCTCCGCTACGATCCTCTGGCGGCGGCCATCCGCCTTGCGCGGGAGAGGGGCATGAGAGTCCACGCCTGGTTCAATGTCTTCCTCGCGGGCAAGTGGAAGGGCAACGGCGCGCGCAATGTCATCGTCCGGCACCCCGAATGGAAGGCGCGCCTTGCCGACGGCCGATCGCTGGAGGAACTATCGAGCGCGGAGCGCCGGCGGGCGGGAGTCGAGGGGATCTACATGAGCCCCGGCAATCCGGAGGTGATCGCCTATCTCGAGGGCGCCGTCCGCGAGCTGGTCCTTCGCTATGATCTCGACGGGTTGCATCTGGACTACATCCGCTACCCGTATGCCGACGCCGGATACGACGAAGCGAGCCGCCGCGCCTATCTGATCGACGATTTCGGAGGGCCGATCCCGGGGCAGGCCGGCGGGGCGAGCGGGGCCGGCGAGGGCGACCATGCGGGCGAAGCCGACGAGGGCAGCGCGGCTGGGAAGGCCGGCGAAGCCGGCGAGGCCGGCGGTGAGTGGATGGACCACTGGGATCGATGGAAGATGGAGCAAGTGTCGCGCGCGGTAGAGCGGATCGCGGACGCCGCTCGAAGCGCGTCCCCCGGCATCGAGGTCACCGCCGCCGTCATTCCCGATCCCGCCGCGGCGCGGCGCGCCTGCTCGCAGGACTGGCCACGGTGGCTGCGCGAGGGTTGGATCGACGCCGCGCTGCTGATGGCCTACACGAAATCGCCGGACCGGCTGGAGAAGTGGCTGCGCGAGGGCGCGAACGAGGCCGGCGCGAGCGGGCGAATCGTCGCGGGACTCGGGCTTCACAAGATCGATGGGCGCGGCGCAGCGGAGGTGTTCGAGCGCGCGCGGAGAACGGGGAGCGGGGCGCTCGCCCTCTTCTCGCACGTCGAGTTCATGCGCTCGGCCGAGCTCCGGGCTCTTGCGCGTCGCGCGTCGGGCCGCGCGCCCTCGCGATCGGATGGAGGAGAGTGACATGGAACGGCCGCCACACCTCGCGCCGCTGACGGACGAGATCCTTCGCCTCGCGCTTCGCGGGCTCGATCTGCCCGAGGCGCCCCGCG is drawn from Candidatus Eisenbacteria bacterium and contains these coding sequences:
- a CDS encoding DNA-directed RNA polymerase subunit alpha; the protein is MKWKALQMPERVTADESLATERYGRFVVEPLERGFGVTLGNALRRVLLSSLQGVAVTAVRILDDRVRHEFTSIPGVLEDVTDIVLNLKQVRFKHLGDGPRRGMFKAKGKTEVKAGGLEISTDIKVLNPDLHIATVNKDGALEMEIEVSAGRGYLSEEQHNTIMDRFGWVPVDSVFSPVTKVSYTVENTRIGQRIDFDKLVLDIWTDGSISPNDGLSMGAKVLRDHFNLFIRFEEKFEEEVEEVVDEEYNRVKELLERTVDELELSVRAGNCLRAAQIRTIGDLVQKTEPEMLQYRNFGKKSLKEIQDLISAMGLHFGMDVSRYLGTPRPRAAELEEEEETDLEHLEYEEEEADR
- a CDS encoding 50S ribosomal protein L17, with translation MRHHRDHRQLSRTAEHRRALLRSLVTALFQYERIETTVAKAKETRRVAERMITYAKKNNIHSRRLVARVVQDDDVAKKLFDTITPWYATRQGGYTRILKTRRRLGDAGELAIIELVKSDEQKDADRKVRAARAEASAKAKEAKAKAKGEAEKVEEKTDEKAKEKAEAKAKKKAEAKTAEAKKVEKAEAKAPKAEVRETKAEKKPKTVEKPAAKKEAAKPKKEEPKKKGGGLLGRIRRKKEDS